One segment of Erigeron canadensis isolate Cc75 chromosome 2, C_canadensis_v1, whole genome shotgun sequence DNA contains the following:
- the LOC122586907 gene encoding lecithin-cholesterol acyltransferase-like 1: MDKVVGSPIMFIMVTTTILAYYPSTCRAIICNSNQQDHLYPVVLVPGAGGNQLEARLTAEYKSTSLLCNKFYPIKKDKGGWFRLWFEVGVLLAPFTQCFADRMTLYYDKDLDDYKNAPGIETRVSQFGSTQSLLYLDPSLKYITSYMEPLVESLQNIGYKDGQTLYGAPYDFRYGLASEGYPSYVGTTFLENLKQLIENASNTNGGSPVILISHSLGGLFVLQLLNRNPPSWRQKYIKHFIALSAPWGGTVDELLTFASGNALGVPLVNPLLVRNEQRSSESNLWLMPRRKQFPKAKPLVVTPNSTYSSFDISRFLENIGFKEGVHPYETRILPLVENLAAPGVPITCIVGNGVDTPETLYYGEDGFDKQPKILYGDGDGTVNMVSLLALEDEWRDEKDQELKVIKLAGISHTDILKDNKSLAEIIDEITCINSGISRSSLVSNL; the protein is encoded by the exons ATGGACAAGGTGGTCGGATCGCCCATAATGTTCATAATGGTAACAACTACCATATTGGCTTATTATCCCTCCACTTGCCGGGCCATAATTTGCAATTCTAACCAGCAAGACCACCTCTATCCGGTGGTTCTGGTTCCTGGAGCCGGAGGAAACCAGCTCGAAGCGCGCTTAACTGCGGAGTACAAATCAACGAGTTTGTTGTGCAACAAGTTTTACCCGATTAAAAAGGATAAGGGGGGGTGGTTTAGGTTATGGTTTGAAGTTGGTGTGTTGTTGGCACCATTTACACAATGTTTTGCCGATCGTATGACGCtttattatgataaagatttagATGATTACAAAAATGCTCCTGGAATTGAGACTAGAGTGTCTCAATTTGGTTCTACTCAATCTCTTCTCTACCTTGATCCTTCTCTCAA GTATATAACAAGTTACATGGAACCATTAGTAGAGTCACTCCAAAACATCGGCTACAAAGATGGCCAAACTCTATACGGAGCTCCGTACGATTTCCGTTATGGCTTAGCATCTGAGGGATATCCTTCATACGTTGGCACAACGTTCCTCGAAAACCTAAAGCAGTTAATCGAAAATGCAAGTAATACAAACGGTGGAAGCCCCGTAATTCTCATCTCCCACAGCCTTGGAGGCTTATTCGTCCTCCAGCTCCTCAACCGTAACCCACCCTCATGGCGTCAGAAATACATAAAACATTTTATCGCTTTATCCGCTCCATGGGGTGGGACAGTTGATGAGCTGTTAACTTTTGCATCTGGGAACGCGCTAGGGGTTCCCTTAGTGAACCCGTTGCTTGTTAGAAACGAGCAACGGAGTTCTGAGAGTAATTTATGGCTCATGCCACGACGAAAACAATTTCCTAAAGCGAAACCACTAGTCGTCACACCAAATTCGACTTACTCTTCTTTTGACATTTCAAGATTTCTTGAAAATATTGGATTTAAAGAAGGGGTGCACCCTTATGAGACTCGAATCTTACCTTTGGTAGAGAATTTGGCCGCACCAGGAGTTCCTATAACTTGCATTGTAGGAAATGGGGTTGATACCCCGGAAACTTTGTACTATGGGGAAGACGGGTTCGACAAGCAACCCAAGATTTTGTACGGGGATGGGGACGGGACGGTCAATATGGTGAGCTTGTTGGCATTAGAAGATGAATGGAGAGACGAAAAAGATCAGGAGCTTAAAGTGATTAAACTAGCTGGGATTTCTCATACGGATATACTTAAAGATAATAAATCACTTGCTGAAATAATTGATGAAATTACTTGTATCAATTCGGGCATTTCTAGGTCATCACTTGTTTCGAATTTgtga
- the LOC122587369 gene encoding U-box domain-containing protein 30-like: protein MPMYQPSVGGQILDLETAVKDGILGGGGDICVTTTTTNVEKMDLKKMIEQLDTLEVPSVFICPISLEPMRDPVTLCTGQTYERSNILKWFALGHFTCPTTMQELWDDSVTPNSTLNHLIYTWFSQKYLSLKKRSEDVQGRCLELFETLKKVKGQTRIQTLKEIRKIVASHESVKRSLVNNGGVSFISSLLGPFTSHVVGSETIGILVNLELSLDAITNLSHPTKISLMVDVLNEGSLETKINCVKLMEVLFSGSQIVPSLSLLVGVLRLVKDKRYPHGILAGLRLLKVFSSQESLAKSIISIGGVPQLVEMLPHFNSECLELALYVLEFLSCNPDGALALKNCPNTIPSLVKLLMRVSECCTQYALSILWEVCNLSPEESAATTINSGLATKLLLVIQSGCNAGLKQRAAELLKLCSLNYTDTIFISKCKLSRTLQ, encoded by the coding sequence ATGCCTATGTACCAGCCTTCTGTTGGTGGCCAAATTTTGGATCTTGAAACTGCAGTCAAAGATGGTATtttaggtggtggtggtgatataTGTGTTACTACTACTACAACAAATGTTGAAAAAATGGATCTAAAGAAGATGATTGAACAATTAGATACACTTGAAGTACCAAGTGTATTTATATGTCCAATCTCATTAGAACCAATGCGAGATCCAGTAACACTTTGTACAGGCCAAACATATGAAAGATCCAACATTTTAAAATGGTTTGCATTAGGCCATTTTACCTGCCCAACAACAATGCAAGAGCTTTGGGATGATTCAGTCACACCAAATTCAACACTTAATCATTTGATTTACACTTGGTTTTCACAAAAGTACTTGTCTTTAAAGAAAAGATCTGAAGATGTTCAAGGAAGATGTTTGGAGCTCTTTGAGACTTTGAAGAAAGTCAAGGGTCAAACAAGAATTCAAACACTTAAAGAAATTAGAAAGATTGTTGCAAGCCATGAATCAGTCAAGAGAAGTTTAGTCAACAATGGTGGGGTAAGCTTTATTTCTTCACTATTAGGTCCTTTTACTAGTCATGTTGTTGGGTCAGAAACTATTGGAATTTTGGTTAATTTAGAGTTAAGTTTAGATGCTATTACAAATTTGTCACACCCCACCAAGATTTCATTAATGGTTGATGTTTTGAATGAGGGCTCATTAGAAACCAAGATAAACTGTGTCAAATTGATGGAAGTTTTGTTTTCGGGGTCCCAAATTGTCCCAAGTTTGAGTCTTTTGGTGGGAGTATTGAGATTAGTGAAGGATAAAAGATACCCACATGGGATATTGGCAGGGCTAAGATTGTTGAAGGTCTTTAGCTCACAAGAATCATTAGCAAAGTCAATTATAAGCATTGGAGGTGTTCCTCAGTTGGTTGAAATGTTGCCTCATTTTAACTCAGAATGTTTAGAATTAGCTTTATATGTTCTTGAATTTCTATCTTGTAATCCTGATGGTGCTTTGGCCCTCAAGAATTGCCCGAATACAATTCCTAGTTTGGTGAAGCTGTTGATGAGAGTATCCGAGTGTTGTACTCAGTATGCGTTGTCGATATTGTGGGAAGTATGTAATCTATCACCAGAAGAATCTGCTGCCACTACAATCAACAGTGGTCTTGCTACGAAACTGTTGCTTGTGATTCAGAGTGGATGCAATGCAGGGCTAAAGCAACGGGCCGCAGAGCTTTTGAAGTTGTGTAGTTTAAATTATACAGATACCATTTTCATTTCAAAGTGCAAGTTAAGTAGAACATTGCAGTGA